The region TGAAAGTGACTATAGATTAAAAGTTCAAGAACTAATAAAGGATTATTTGCCAATATGGCAACGAATAAACCGAATATGGCATCTTAAAGCAAATGATTTTTCTTCTACATGTAAATGGAAAGTAGATCAAGAAAAAGAAATGCTAGTGTCCAAAGGGTCAGCATTGCAAGGTGAACTTCTTTCTTCTTTTGTTCGTATGATTGAGGCTTCAATACCTCAAGAAAGTCTTATGAATATTGATTGTAATGTAGTTGTTGAAATCAATAACTTAAGAGAGATCCTTAATATTTTGCCTAGCAGAAGACAATTTTAATAGAGGTTTAGTTGTTTTTTATACAGTATTTTCAGAGATTATGGAATTTAATGTTAGTCAATTAATAATGCCATGCTCGATTTTTCTTATTGTAATGATAGCAATAGAATGGTAGTCCTAAGATGCATAGGGTCGAATCATTTTTTCTTGGAAAGGGTCTTATTCCCAAAACAAGTCATTGAATTTTTAGCACCTAGAGATTCAAAAGTAGAAATATGGGGCAATGAACTATATGGACCTAAGCTAGAACAGAGGATAAGGGTTGGTAGCATTATGAATGAAATACCTAAAGCTGCATAATACTTATCAAATCATTTTATTATGGAGTTTTAGGGGATTCATTTTTTGCATATAATAGCTATCATATGCATATCCTCTGATAAATATTGTATAAATGCTAAAAAGGTGCATTACTACTACTTATATTTAACTTCAACTCATACTTAAGAATTTTTAAATAAATCAATTATGGAAGCTTATATTTATTTGATAAAGAATGGAGATCTTTACAATATTGGTACAAGCAATAATCTTCAAAAGACCCAGGATATGCTTGGTCCAGGCGAACTTTGTGCTTCTTTGAAAACCAAAGATGCAATTTCAATTTGTAGAAACTTACATTTGAGTTACTCAGATGTTCGATTACCTAAAAGTGATTATTTTAGATTGTCTAAGTCTCAATTAATAGAGTGCAAGTTAATGCTAAGAGCAGAAGGCTCTGATAATTACTTTCAACCAATCTTTAGAGGTAGAGTTGCAATTGTATCCTTCTTGACTTCTTGGTTGGTACTTTCCGGACTTATAATCAAGCTCGGAATTGATCCTATTCTTGAAAAATTATTTTAGTTTTTAGGAGGTAGAGAATTCCTATTATTCGCTTTTTTATATTTTAGTTGTAATTATATCAATAACGTCTAAATTAATCATTAAATACTTTCCAGCCTTGGAACTATCTGATTTTCTCATTTGGGCATCAATTCCTTTTTTAGTTGCTACTGCATATTTTGGCACTAGAAATGGTTATTACGATACTAAATCGTATACAGGAGATGGATGTGCGCATGATGTTAAACGCTGAATCAAGGTTTTTCTATTCCAGCTGAACTACATATTTAGTGGAGATTTAACTTTTTATATATGTTTTCCTATCCACCATTATAAATACAGGACCATCTATTATCTAATTGCCAAACAGGCTTATAAATATCATTAGTAATTTTATTGCCTGCGCTTTCACATAATTCTAAAGATTTCATTGGTATAGCATATAAAGATGGACTTGTTATACCACTTACTTCGGGGCGAGCTCCAGGTCCTTGACGATAGCTCCCTACTACAAGCCAATAACTTGCTTGCGTTTTAAGTGGGAAGCAAAAAAAAGTCAAAATTGCAGCTATAAGGGAAAGATGGTTCTTTGACATGATCTTGAGTGCTTAATAGTTTTGCGGTTGGTTCAAATACTTTTAGGATAAAGTTTAGAAAAGACCAAGGGTTAGTCAATTTATAAATGGTTTTATTAGCGGTTGGCGAACTCAGTGCATCACTATCCCTTTTAGAAGAATGTTGGCATTATTTATTTTTAGGAATTATTCAAGGCCTCACAGAGTTTTTCCCAATAAGTAGTACGGCTCATCTTAAGGTTATCCCTTTGCTCCTAAGCTGGGATGATCCTGGAGTGGCTGTTACAGCATCTCTTCAGCTTGGCAGCATAATTGCTTTGATAGCTTATTTTTGGAATGATCTTGCATTTTTGATGCGTGGAATATCGAAAGCTTCCTTTCAAAATAGTTGGAACAATCAAAATACTAAACTTGCTTCAGCAATAGTTCTTGGCACTTTGCCAATTGTATTTGCAGGAATGTTGATCAAGCTATTTTGGCAAGGATACGAAACTTCTCCAATTAGGTCTATTCCTGCTATTGCAGTTGTTTCTATTGTTATGGCATTGCTACTTCTTATTGCCGAGAATGTAGGTCGACGTACTAGGAATTTTGAAAATCTAAGTTTTTGGGATGGGCAAATTATTGGGTTTTCTCAAGTTTTAGCTCTAATCCCAGGCGTTTCTAGATCAGGCATTACTATCACGACTGCATTAATGATTGGATGGGAAAGAAAGTCTGCTGCTAGGTTTTCCTTCTTGCTAGGCATCCCCGCAATCACTCTTGCTGGATTAGTAGAACTTAAACAAGCATTTGGATCCTTTGAATTAGTTGACGTATTTCCTTTGCTTTTGGGAATTACCTCTTCAGCAATTAGTTCTTGGATTGCAATTGATTGCCTGATGAAATTCCTTCAAACACAGAGCATGATGATTTTTATCACTTATAGATTTTTGTTTGGAACTTTATTGTTATTTTGGTATTATCTTGCGTTTTAAAAATGAAAGTATTAAATTATTTCTTATTAAGTATCAAGTTTGGTGA is a window of Prochlorococcus marinus subsp. marinus str. CCMP1375 DNA encoding:
- a CDS encoding DUF1830 domain-containing protein — translated: MLDFSYCNDSNRMVVLRCIGSNHFFLERVLFPKQVIEFLAPRDSKVEIWGNELYGPKLEQRIRVGSIMNEIPKAA
- a CDS encoding GIY-YIG nuclease family protein, with protein sequence MEAYIYLIKNGDLYNIGTSNNLQKTQDMLGPGELCASLKTKDAISICRNLHLSYSDVRLPKSDYFRLSKSQLIECKLMLRAEGSDNYFQPIFRGRVAIVSFLTSWLVLSGLIIKLGIDPILEKLF
- a CDS encoding undecaprenyl-diphosphate phosphatase gives rise to the protein MVLLAVGELSASLSLLEECWHYLFLGIIQGLTEFFPISSTAHLKVIPLLLSWDDPGVAVTASLQLGSIIALIAYFWNDLAFLMRGISKASFQNSWNNQNTKLASAIVLGTLPIVFAGMLIKLFWQGYETSPIRSIPAIAVVSIVMALLLLIAENVGRRTRNFENLSFWDGQIIGFSQVLALIPGVSRSGITITTALMIGWERKSAARFSFLLGIPAITLAGLVELKQAFGSFELVDVFPLLLGITSSAISSWIAIDCLMKFLQTQSMMIFITYRFLFGTLLLFWYYLAF